One Thermodesulfobacteriota bacterium genomic window carries:
- the plsY gene encoding glycerol-3-phosphate 1-O-acyltransferase PlsY, translated as MEDINFIYSIGIIVFAYLLGSIPFGLVFTRIFTSVDIRKQGSGNIGATNVRRVAGTPIGLLTLAGDVLKGVVPVYAATAISYPSPLIYEICVCLTALCAFLGHLYPVYMKFKTGGKGVATALGCFLVLSPVACLAALVAFLIVALSTNHVSAGSLAAAGVIPIAVWIKTNSLVMTACAAVITIFIAYRHQDNIKRLIAGTENVIRKKGK; from the coding sequence ATGGAAGATATAAATTTTATTTATTCTATTGGAATTATAGTTTTCGCTTATTTACTGGGTTCCATTCCCTTTGGTCTGGTTTTTACCCGAATATTTACTTCGGTTGATATCAGAAAACAAGGAAGCGGCAATATCGGCGCAACCAATGTAAGACGGGTTGCCGGGACACCTATCGGGCTTCTGACCCTTGCCGGTGACGTGCTAAAGGGTGTGGTCCCGGTTTATGCGGCAACGGCTATTTCTTATCCCAGTCCTCTGATATATGAAATATGTGTTTGTCTGACCGCTCTATGCGCCTTTTTAGGGCATCTGTATCCTGTCTACATGAAGTTTAAAACCGGAGGAAAGGGGGTCGCCACTGCTTTAGGGTGCTTCCTGGTCCTTTCACCGGTTGCCTGTCTGGCTGCTCTGGTGGCATTTCTGATCGTGGCTCTGTCAACTAACCATGTATCTGCCGGTTCCCTTGCAGCAGCCGGCGTTATTCCGATTGCTGTGTGGATAAAAACAAATTCACTGGTTATGACCGCCTGTGCTGCGGTGATAACCATATTTATTGCATACCGTCACCAGGATAATATCAAACGGCTAATCGCCGGTACGGAAAATGTTATCAGGAAGAAGGGGAAATAG